The Aeoliella mucimassa genome includes the window AGTACCGTAACTGCTGAATGGCTGGTATAGAGAGTTTGCGAGTTGGATTGATCGAGAACGGTCACTCCTAAGTGCTCAAGTGGGAGAGGAGTCTGGAGAGGATCCTTCGTAGCAGGAAACGGTACTGATACCGGTTGCCCTGGCGGTAGCTCAAGGTCGGCGGAGTACGTTTCGCCACAATCCAAATGAACGGTCACGCTTTGAGCATTGTCCATGCGATTCTGCAGCATAAGCTCGAAAGGCTGACTCTGGGATGCAGGCGTAATGGTGAGGCTGTTCGCAAGCTGGCGACGAATGCCAGCGACTTCAATCCAGGCTTCCACTGAAGAGGAACGCGACAAGTTTGGAAGAGAGATTGGATAGTATCGAACATCACTACCGACTTCGATGCGGGCAAGAATACCTCGAATGCCGGAGAGTTCAGGGTACGCAGCATCCGGTTGCACATCCAAATCAATATGCGCCTTCCAGTGCTCGTCTTGTTGACTTAGGTGCGTGTTTGCCGATAACGCCGAATTTGGTGAGAGTACTACTAGTGCTGGCGAATCATGGTCGGTGGAGATTAACAACTCGACCGCCTCCGTTGGAGTCTGTTCGCTTAGTTTATCGCAGGAAACTGGACCAATCACCGCCCACGCCGGCGAAGAGGAGCGATATGCAGACGCCAGCCGCTGATTGGCAACAGCGTAGATTGAAGAGGGAAGGGGATTGCGGGAGAATAGAGCAAATCTCTGTTGTTCTCGCGACCGCCATTGCTCACTGACTTGAGTAGCAAGTTCCGCAGAAGGATGGAACTGTCCGCTGGCGTACATGCCTTCGCGATATCCAGCTGGAAGAACACGCGACACTCTGTCGAAGAATGCCAAGTCGTGCTCGGTGTCTGAAGTGGAGGCAACAGCTCGATAGGCTGCGGCCAAGGTTCTATTTAGGATGGCAGCGAAACACTCTTGGGTATGATGCTTGTAGTCGTCGCACTTCTGCTTGAATGGAGCCATGTCGAGGCCCCCCATCTCGCCAAGAAGATACGTGCACTCAGCTTCCTGGATAGCACGGTCGGCAAATGTCGCGTTTGCAGTGTCACTGCGACGCATGGTCATCGCGTCGACGATTGTCCTGGTGTTAACCTGCCTTGCAAAGTGGTCCAGTTCTTGTGACTGTGCCTCGCTCTTCGATTCAAGCTTCTTAAGCAGTGCTAATCGGTTGTCCAGAGAGAGTAGCGGAGTCGCGAGCACCGCTTCTGCTTCTTCGCGACTCATGCTGAGTTCTTGCTCAATGGCTACCAACAGAGCATCGATGTTTTCCTGAGATAGCAAACTCTCAAGGTCGTCGCAGTGTTGCTTAACCGAGCGAGTGAGTTGTTCGATAAGGGGGGATTCGTTGCAGAAGTCTTCTTGCCTATTCTGCTGCAGTAAGTCGGCGAGTTGCTTGGAAAGCACCGAGGCTTCTTTCCAGTTTGGAAGGGTAGCTGAATTGGTGCGTACAATGGGTAGGAATGCCGGCAGCAATTGAAAGGAGCGGTCTCGTGTCGCAATCGCAGCATTGGCAATGCGTTGATATCGAATTGCCTTTTCGTAGAGCATGATTGCTTGACTCAGCTCTTCTCGCCCTTGCTCTATGGGGCCGTAACCCGGATTGAATAGGAGAACTTCGCCTTCAAGGCGATGGCTCAACGCCTGATCAAGGATATGGGAAACATCGGGAGTTGCGAGAGTGTCGCCGCATGCTTGTTCACCCAGAAGGATGCACTGCAAGCAAAGTTGAGCATCTTCTACTTCGGCAAACTGGTGAGAGTCCAGGCGATTGGAGATCTCAATGATCGCAGCTGTTTCAACGTAGCTGCAATCGCAACCAGTCAGCTGGAGATAGTCGCTGATCGCGGTCAATTGAGTCGTGAATGTTCCTTGAGCATGAGGAAGTACCTCAAGTAGCGCCAAGAGTACTTCGGATTGATTGTGCGGTTGTAAACTTTTCTGGAGAGTATCCAACAGCTGCGACTGTTGCTTCTCAACCATCTTCGGGGCTTCGGTGTAGTCCAAGGCTGCAAGTGATGAAAAGTAGACGGACCAGGCGTTCTTGGCCTCGACACTCGGAGCCGGCATGGAGTGTGCCAGCGAACCCAGAGATAGGGGGTTGTTGAGTGGTAGATTGCCTCCTTCGATTACCGAGAGCATTGGTCCAACAGCCGATATCCAGTAGGTTCTCAGTGCGTTATCATCGGCACCATAACGCCAGCGGCGCTCGATCTCGATTAGCGTCTCATCCAATCGTCGAATGAGGCGGGGGTGCGTGTGGAGTATTCCTGCATTTAGCCATAGAGTTCTTTGCTGCCAGGACTCTTTCAGCCAGTCGGGGTAGGCCTCGGTTTTGGCTTGAAATAGCACCGGAGGCTGGGAATGGCGATCCGCTACAGTGAGAACAAAGTCGTCGACGTCTCCGAGCACTAATGGTGTTTGACGATTCTCACCATGGGAGACTGACCAGCCGTCGACACGGTTGGTGACATAGGCAGCCAC containing:
- a CDS encoding carboxypeptidase-like regulatory domain-containing protein, which codes for MTTETALPTSNSGQQESKPKHPLYRKKQGHIVLHLLAISVLLGLLLALTTQIAAPTSCKFIAAWSPHLESSLVPDNLAAANDRLAIQQGDYFSNESFQFEPSLSSSMLRRQLLAEDIDSDQPLVVYLSALASVDTNNQLVLMTKDFQPLGQQSEGIPLLEILSLLAQSTSQQKLLILDISAALESGQAGLYPEEITDRAITALAKVPDDYRLTLVSSGVGQNAQPLLGTGRTLFGYFFEQGISGWADGFNDSAISDGRVSAREVAAYVTNRVDGWSVSHGENRQTPLVLGDVDDFVLTVADRHSQPPVLFQAKTEAYPDWLKESWQQRTLWLNAGILHTHPRLIRRLDETLIEIERRWRYGADDNALRTYWISAVGPMLSVIEGGNLPLNNPLSLGSLAHSMPAPSVEAKNAWSVYFSSLAALDYTEAPKMVEKQQSQLLDTLQKSLQPHNQSEVLLALLEVLPHAQGTFTTQLTAISDYLQLTGCDCSYVETAAIIEISNRLDSHQFAEVEDAQLCLQCILLGEQACGDTLATPDVSHILDQALSHRLEGEVLLFNPGYGPIEQGREELSQAIMLYEKAIRYQRIANAAIATRDRSFQLLPAFLPIVRTNSATLPNWKEASVLSKQLADLLQQNRQEDFCNESPLIEQLTRSVKQHCDDLESLLSQENIDALLVAIEQELSMSREEAEAVLATPLLSLDNRLALLKKLESKSEAQSQELDHFARQVNTRTIVDAMTMRRSDTANATFADRAIQEAECTYLLGEMGGLDMAPFKQKCDDYKHHTQECFAAILNRTLAAAYRAVASTSDTEHDLAFFDRVSRVLPAGYREGMYASGQFHPSAELATQVSEQWRSREQQRFALFSRNPLPSSIYAVANQRLASAYRSSSPAWAVIGPVSCDKLSEQTPTEAVELLISTDHDSPALVVLSPNSALSANTHLSQQDEHWKAHIDLDVQPDAAYPELSGIRGILARIEVGSDVRYYPISLPNLSRSSSVEAWIEVAGIRRQLANSLTITPASQSQPFELMLQNRMDNAQSVTVHLDCGETYSADLELPPGQPVSVPFPATKDPLQTPLPLEHLGVTVLDQSNSQTLYTSHSAVTVLSPENYMELAEGWIESAGEHFTLHLPVRWLPGGPRSSLVELSPSNGLSTPSIHATGGQMAAVLDAEHPMSTLTCRFTTDELANLTSPPLWSITIDGVQHTYSLQAPLPNEGETTRLELLKEPRLTCSTPSLLKSGAPLEFATTVYSAPRNATIEARLLPADTPSTTPVRSIQLNQARVPQVTLSPPDKKGRMSILATMQDAQGALTTDGLVGTYKLNLALTDERHQLLAKTETEVTLDNSPANQVLITPTSPQLVAGAATRFEIKASDNLSGVSTVHMFAGSADGDEVPKGVTLVPAHVTPGTMNTWGATLPLPANQPTTTVSAVVTNGVGLARIVSRELRLKTAVQAELGSIAGQVSEGGRLQPGLTVELRSPDQKVVAKTTTQKQGNFEFGGVKPGAYLIWCTKLQSQRTGTSSVKVEKGQTAHAGIELSL